A genomic window from Quercus lobata isolate SW786 chromosome 10, ValleyOak3.0 Primary Assembly, whole genome shotgun sequence includes:
- the LOC115964934 gene encoding uncharacterized protein LOC115964934, producing the protein MWRAISDALPTRLNLVRRKILNDANCQLCGLVQESSMHALWSCPNLLGVWEPHFRGLRADAIGCVSFMEVFHLCLENGHPADLFTMLSSQIWHRRNKLRLGEAVANLHLLGSLARNALLEFQHAHPVTSSPPPSCPHTKWEPPPTDWIKINFDGAVFQDRNEAGLGVIIRNDHGLIMAALTQTIPLPTSVEMVEVLAARRALIFAWELSFDHIILEGDSDIAIRAMSSDGFSAASFGHILSDIKALTSNFSQVVFRHTRRQGNKVAHSLARAACNFLPLCT; encoded by the coding sequence ATGTGGCGTGCTATCTCCGATGCTCTTCCAACCCGTCTCAACTTGGTTAGGAGGAAAATCCTTAACGATGCCAACTGTCAGCTCTGTGGTCTGGTTCAGGAGTCCTCAATGCATGCCCTTTGGTCATGCCCAAATCTGTTGGGGGTGTGGGAACCGCATTTCAGAGGGCTTAGAGCTGATGCGATTGGCTGTGTGTCTTTCATGGAGGTTTTTCATTTGTGCTTGGAGAATGGCCATCCAGCGGATCTGTTCACTATGCTATCCTCCCAAATCTGGCATAGGAGGAACAAACTTAGGCTGGGCGAAGCAGTGGCCAACCTGCACCTTCTTGGCTCTTTGGCAAGAAATGCTCTTCTGGAATTTCAGCATGCTCACCCGGTGACTTCATCTCCTCCCCCTTCCTGCCCCCATACAAAATGGGAGCCTCCCCCCACGGACtggatcaaaatcaattttgatgGCGCTGTTTTTCAGGATCGAAATGAAGCAGGCTTAGGTGTTATTATTCGAAATGACCATGGTCTAATTATGGCTGCACTAACACAAACTATTCCGCTACCCACCTCGGTGGAGATGGTGGAGGTGTTGGCAGCAAGGAGGGCTCTTATCTTTGCATGGGAACTCTCCTTTGATCACATCATCCTGGAAGGTGACTCGGACATTGCTATCCGGGCGATGTCAAGCGATGGCTTCTCTGCAGCAAGCTTCGGCCATATCCTCTCAGACATTAAGGCCCTAACTTCTAACTTCAGTCAGGTGGTTTTTAGGCACACTCGCAGACAGGGAAACAAAGTCGCCCACAGCTTGGCTAGAGCTGCCTGTAACTTTCTTCCTCTTTGTACTTAG